A segment of the Daphnia pulex isolate KAP4 chromosome 10, ASM2113471v1 genome:
GGAACCCGTTTCCGAAAATCCTTCAGATGTTAGAGAAGGAAATCCATCTATCATTTCTCAAGATCCTGAAATAATTCTACCGGCCGTCGTCCATCATCGGATGGACACTCATGAACAGGTTCCTCATCTGCCTTCACAGTCCATCAACAATCTAGGCGACACCGAATCTTTTCCCTGGATGCCAAACAGCTCGAAAGTAAACCGACTCGAAGTTCAAGCCGCCCTCAACTTGTCCGTCAACATTCTGCCGTTTTGGCTGTGTACTTTTCCTTTGGCTTGTAATACCATTGTCTTTTACTGGTGCGTCCGGCTGGATGCCAACTGCGACACCATTGTGGTAGCATGGGATTATTGTTGGGACATCTTTATGCTTCACAGTGTTTACAATCCAATCATATACATGGCCACCTGTTCGGAATTCCGGAGGGCGTTCCGTCACACCGCAAAGAAATTGTCAaccaaatttcgttttgttttgcgcaaataatttttaattcattattcaGCTCTCGTTACTATTAAATGTGCCTTGCCCACCTGTTGTTGCTGTAGTGAAAAGTCTGCCCGATCCTGACCTATCTTTGTCGTCTCCACGAGTCAATTGCTGCCTGTTTGTGCACACGCTGTATTACATTTAGGTAAgatatttaatttgtttgacaCAATCGGAAGATCTTATAAAAGAACATGTATTTGAGATCGCTCGGAGGTATACAATATCTTAATGCTTTCCATGTCCGCACGCCTCTTCTCTGGGTTTACAAAACATTCGCCTTCTTCAAAGGTATCCTTTTTTCCATCTCTTGCACTAGGTCGATTGACGGTAAATAATGGATTACATGCGCGACTACCACTCTTAAATCTATACTATAAGCAAAAGCTGAACTGACCTATCTTGTTTAAACATATTGAGTATTAGACGAAACAAAGCCCTCAGATAGATGGTCGAGACGATATGTCTATTCTATAGGAAACAGAATTTCTACCATAGATTTTTCCGATAAAATAGATATAAGACGCGGAGGCTGCAACTTAAAGAATCCTGTTATTCCCGCCGATGCAGTTGCTATGGTAACCTATAagtattcattttcaaatgcgTCAGATTATTATATTTGAGCTCAACCCACCATATATTTAAtgttctaaatttaaaaaactttcatACTAAAACTTTCATTCGCCAGTACGTTCCCAGATACCCCCGCGCTCCTGTTACGATCCGCTTTAACAACCCTTCGATTCAACAGTCCAACACAAGTTtcggtaattattttttaaaatttatttaatttattgagTTTCTCAGAAACTCAAATTTTCAAGACTTACAACACAGTTGTTCTTCTATATAAAGTTCCGCTAATTAATTCCCCGTAGTATCCTTTaagtaagagaaaaaaataagttaaagaATCgctaatttattgaaatttattgatatttggGCGTCATATAGTCTTGAAACTTGAGTGTACGATAGTTTACTTACACATGAAAGATTAAAAGTTCTATAAATACGTAAAATTATATCCCACGCCACATAAACAAGTTATTCGATAACATTTTCATCAGTTGGGCCGCTGAAACGGCAAACTAAAAATCATGTCTTCTATAGTTATCAGACCCTTCCttactttttctgttttaccttttttcactCTGATTAGTTTCACCATCTTTTTTCACGTTTTGTCGCCCATCCCTGTTTTTATTCTCGATCGGTAAAATGGGGAGGATgaaccataaaaaaaagttaagggtttggcaaccaaaataaaaagtgggCAGTTTTCATTTAGTCGCCGACCATTGGAGTAGGTCGAGAGAGCTCCAGGAATAGTGTGTCTGAGTTGATTCTGTTAACAGTCATAATGAATTCGTGGGAGGCTGAATGGACTCTGTAAGTGGTGAACTGATGATATCGTTGCGCATGCGAAgtgaaatttttgttgaatcAATCGCACAGAATATACAAGTCCGGATGGTGATTCCTCGCCATTCTGTCGTGTTCTCTACGCCAGAATGGACGAAGAACAAACAGCGGAGGCCAATATTACGTTGATTCAATATGATTTCTCAGTCATGGAACAGAACATCACTGCAGCCCAAACTTCATTTCGAACGTCGGTCATCTGTGTTGGAATCTTATTGAATTGTGTCGTCCTCTCTGTGGTGACTTTTTCACGTCAGCTTCACTATCCCCGCCACATTTTTTGGGCTGCCATTTCCATCTTCGAATGCCTTTTCTTAGTTGATAGTGCCCTCGAGTTAGTGACAGTGCACAAACACGATTACCTGGCCTGTCGGCTCGtagttcttttttatcctGCCGACTATTCGATCCTGTTGATCTGCATGTCGCTGGCCGCATTGGATCGCTACTTGTCCATCGTTCGCTTCGAGTGGTATCAGGCGAACGTCACTAATCGAGGTGCCATCGTGTCCATCACAATTGCGGTTGGTATAACCTTCATCATTTTTACGAGTCCATTCTGGACGGGCTACAAATCACTTTACACCTGTACCGTCAATATTACTCACAGCCTTTTGGGCTTCTCTTGGAATTTGTTCTTGGGTATCGTTTGCCTCGTTCTCCACTTCAAGATCTTTATTGAAACTAAAACTCTCATTCGTCAATATGTTCCTAAATACCGTCGTAAGCCTGTTACGGTCAAGTTTGAGAATAAATCCTTCATCCGACAGCCCAGCAACATCAGCTCTGGTAACCTTTGAATTGGCtgtttaacttaaaattatcatcagattatttttattatttttatttcaattattatttatttttatttacttttattatttttatcaaattatatCAGACCTAACTAATCCATGAGAATTTTCTATAATGCAGATGTTAAGTTGGATTCGAAGTTAACAGCGGAACAAGTTTTATTCTCCATTGCCGAAACTGCTTCAGGTGTTAGAGATGGAAACCTGTCGCAACTTTCTCAAGATCCTGAAATAATTCTGCCGGCCGTCGTCCATCATCGGATGGACACTGATGAAAGAGATCAACATTCTCACCTGCCTTCACATTCCACCAACAATCAGGATGACACTGAATCTTTTCCACGGATGCCAATCCGCTCCAAAATCAGCCGACTCGAAGTTCAAGCCGCTCTCAACTTGTCCGTCAGCATTCTGCCGTTTTGGATGTGCACCTTTCCTGTGTCTTGTTATGCCATTGTCATTTACTGGTGTATCCAGCTGGATGTTAACCTTGAGACCATTGTGGTAACGTGGAATTACTTTTGGGACACGTTCATGCTTCACAGTGTTTACAATCCAGTCATGTACATGGCCACCTGTTCGGAATTCCGGCGGGCGCTCCGTCACACCGTAAAGAAGTTGTCaaacaaatttcgttttgcTTTACGcaagtaattttaaatttattctgcTCTCGTTACTATTAATGGTGATTGTCCGCCCAAATGACTTTGCGCATTAGGTAATGCTTTTGTGAAAAGTCCTCCCGATTTTGACCAATTGTCGTTTACATGAGTCAACTGCTGCCTGTTTGTGCATACGCTGTATTTCATTTAGGTAAgatatttaatttgtttgacaCAATCGAAAGAACTTGCAGGTATTAAGAGATCGCTCGGGGAAACAATATCTTAATGCTTTCCATTTCAGCGCGCCTCTTCTCTGGGTTTATAAAACATTCATATTCTTCGAGGTATCCTTGTTTTCTATTATCCCTTGCACAAAGTCGAGTGTATTGATGGTAAATAATGGATCACATGCGCGACTACCATTCCTAAATCTATACTATAAGCAAAAGCAGAACTGACCATTCTTGTTTAAAGAAATTGAGGATCAAACCAACAAAGCACAGCTCAGATGATCGACATGTCTATACTCTATAGGACCATCGATTTTCcgctaaaaatgaaaataagacaGAGGCTGCAACTTAAATAATCCTGTTATTCCAGCCGATGCAGTTGCTATGGTAACCTTTAagtattcattttcaaatgcgTCAGCTTATTATATTTGAGCCTCCACCCACCATATTTTCTAATGTTCTTAACctagaaaacaaacaacttgaatgatgattttgatttcgCTTCAGACAGTAGTGCAACTGCGCATGCTCGACAGGAATTAAAAGAGTCCCTCTGCACAGGTCGACCGTGCACGACAGACGTCTGTCTATAAAAACTGAAAGCATCTGTAACTACTTCGTCGCAGTTTCACTCGCAAAATGGGCGAATCAACAGCACAGACGTCGGGCGGGGTCAATAACCCAACGCCAAGTAAATTCGACTTTGCCGTCATGGATCAGAAGCTAACACAAGCCACAGAGCTCTTCCGCACGTCGGTGATTGTCATCGGAATGTTTCTGAATGTTGTGGTGCTCCTGGTGGTGAGCCTGTCGCGACAATTGCGATATCCTCGACATATCTACTGGGCTGCCGTCTCTATCTTCGAATGTTTCATTCTCTTTGAATATTCCCTTGAGCTAATCGTCATCATCAATCGCAATCACCTTGCCTGTACATTTTTAGTATTGATTTGTTCTGTAGATTAC
Coding sequences within it:
- the LOC124205550 gene encoding uncharacterized protein LOC124205550 isoform X3, which produces MDEEQTAEANITLIQYDFSVMEQNITAAQTSFRTSVICVGILLNCVVLSVVTFSRQLHYPRHIFWAAISIFECLFLVDSALELVTVHKHDYLACRLVVLFYPADYSILLICMSLAALDRYLSIVRFEWYQANVTNRGAIVSITIAIFIETKTLIRQYVPKYRRKPVTVKFENKSFIRQPSNISSDVKLDSKLTAEQVLFSIAETASGVRDGNLSQLSQDPEIILPAVVHHRMDTDERDQHSHLPSHSTNNQDDTESFPRMPIRSKISRLEVQAALNLSVSILPFWMCTFPVSCYAIVIYWCIQLDVNLETIVVTWNYFWDTFMLHSVYNPVMYMATCSEFRRALRHTVKKLSNKFRFALRK
- the LOC124205550 gene encoding uncharacterized protein LOC124205550 isoform X1 encodes the protein MDEEQTAEANITLIQYDFSVMEQNITAAQTSFRTSVICVGILLNCVVLSVVTFSRQLHYPRHIFWAAISIFECLFLVDSALELVTVHKHDYLACRLVVLFYPADYSILLICMSLAALDRYLSIVRFEWYQANVTNRGAIVSITIAVGITFIIFTSPFWTGYKSLYTCTVNITHSLLGFSWNLFLGIVCLVLHFKIFIETKTLIRQYVPKYRRKPVTVKFENKSFIRQPSNISSDVKLDSKLTAEQVLFSIAETASGVRDGNLSQLSQDPEIILPAVVHHRMDTDERDQHSHLPSHSTNNQDDTESFPRMPIRSKISRLEVQAALNLSVSILPFWMCTFPVSCYAIVIYWCIQLDVNLETIVVTWNYFWDTFMLHSVYNPVMYMATCSEFRRALRHTVKKLSNKFRFALRK